A window of Vescimonas fastidiosa contains these coding sequences:
- a CDS encoding sensor histidine kinase, whose translation MIRKLRLKIVGISVIAVAVLLVSVLAAVALSTRSQMVRASESRLQEALAGHMLSGAQPGSGGGQPCFVADIYADGTVRLAGSGYYDLDNDALILSIVQDALQRESREGVLQDYALRYMRQNGMLTVRLAFTDCSQEQATMRSLLLRMGGVSLAALLLLTGVSYWLAGFAVKPVQQAWQEQKQFVSDASHELKTPLTVILSSAELAASETDGGKSRQYLDNIHAESLRMKDLVEDMLTLARTESGTRLPEEAVDLSDTVLESALAFEPVAFENGKPMEYTVQPELTVSGRSAQLRQVADILLDNAVKYAEPGSPIQMGLRREGRNAVLWVENRSAPIPPEKLGHLFDRFYRVDESRTGGEGFGLGLAIARTIVQSHRGSIGCTSTQGVTRFTVTLPLAKNEVTKRGSEA comes from the coding sequence ATGATTCGGAAATTGCGGCTGAAGATCGTGGGCATCAGCGTCATTGCGGTGGCGGTGCTGCTGGTGAGCGTGCTGGCCGCGGTGGCGCTGTCCACCCGGAGCCAAATGGTGCGCGCCAGCGAAAGCCGCCTGCAGGAGGCCCTGGCGGGGCATATGCTCTCCGGCGCCCAGCCCGGAAGCGGCGGTGGCCAGCCCTGCTTTGTGGCAGATATTTATGCCGACGGCACCGTGCGTCTGGCGGGCAGCGGGTACTACGATCTGGATAACGATGCGCTGATATTAAGTATTGTGCAGGATGCTCTGCAGCGGGAGAGCCGGGAGGGCGTCCTGCAGGACTACGCCCTGCGGTATATGCGCCAGAACGGGATGCTGACGGTGCGCCTGGCCTTCACCGACTGTTCCCAGGAGCAGGCCACCATGCGCAGCCTGCTGCTGCGGATGGGCGGGGTATCCCTGGCGGCGCTGCTGCTGCTGACGGGGGTAAGCTACTGGCTGGCGGGCTTCGCGGTGAAGCCGGTGCAGCAGGCCTGGCAGGAGCAGAAGCAGTTTGTCTCCGATGCCTCCCACGAGCTGAAAACGCCCCTGACGGTGATCCTGTCCTCGGCGGAGCTGGCGGCCAGCGAGACGGACGGGGGAAAAAGCAGGCAATACCTGGACAACATCCACGCCGAGTCCCTGCGCATGAAGGACCTGGTGGAGGATATGCTGACCCTGGCCCGGACCGAGAGCGGCACAAGGCTGCCGGAGGAAGCGGTGGACCTGTCGGACACGGTGCTGGAGAGCGCACTGGCCTTTGAGCCGGTGGCCTTTGAAAACGGGAAGCCCATGGAATACACCGTGCAGCCGGAGCTGACGGTCTCCGGCCGAAGCGCGCAGCTAAGGCAGGTGGCGGATATTCTGCTGGACAACGCCGTAAAATATGCCGAGCCCGGCTCCCCCATTCAAATGGGCCTGCGCCGGGAGGGGCGAAACGCCGTGCTGTGGGTGGAAAACCGCAGCGCCCCCATCCCGCCGGAAAAGCTGGGGCACCTGTTCGACCGGTTTTACCGGGTGGACGAGTCCCGCACCGGAGGCGAGGGCTTCGGGCTGGGCCTGGCCATTGCCCGGACCATTGTGCAGAGCCACCGGGGCAGCATCGGCTGCACCAGCACCCAGGGCGTGACCCGATTTACCGTGACATTGCCCCTGGCTAAAAATGAAGTGACAAAAAGAGGGAGCGAAGCATGA
- a CDS encoding TIGR03943 family putative permease subunit, with protein MDIPVYLIAGFLDAGKTNFINGILKDGFAAEDKTLLICCEEGEEEYDPHGLFNVFTYTVEDQAELTPELFKKLEKQYRPKQVIIEYNGMWMMEPLYRDGLPGNWVLYQIICLMDARTFEPYLKNMGQLVMEKVSNADMLIFNRCNEQLRADLRSKNLRMANRRADIYLENEDGTSEEYVTEDMMPFDLSSGHLEVADEDYGIWYVDLMDHPERYEGVSVTFKALMCHSKKFKGVDCPGRFAMVCCENDMQFLALVCKGQGMDRFKNRDWVKIRATVKKENCEAYQGQGPVLYVDRISACQKPEPETVSF; from the coding sequence ATGGATATTCCTGTATATCTCATTGCCGGGTTTCTGGATGCCGGCAAGACAAACTTTATAAACGGCATCCTCAAGGACGGCTTTGCCGCCGAGGACAAGACCCTGCTCATTTGCTGCGAGGAGGGGGAGGAGGAATACGATCCCCACGGGCTTTTCAATGTGTTCACCTACACGGTGGAGGACCAGGCGGAGCTGACGCCGGAGCTTTTTAAGAAGCTGGAAAAGCAGTATCGCCCCAAGCAGGTCATCATCGAATATAACGGCATGTGGATGATGGAGCCCCTGTACCGGGACGGGCTGCCGGGAAACTGGGTCCTGTATCAGATCATCTGCCTGATGGACGCCCGGACCTTTGAGCCCTACCTGAAGAACATGGGCCAGCTGGTGATGGAGAAGGTCTCCAACGCCGATATGCTTATTTTTAACCGCTGCAACGAGCAGCTCCGGGCCGACCTGCGCTCCAAGAACCTGCGCATGGCCAACCGCCGGGCGGACATCTATCTGGAAAACGAGGACGGTACCAGCGAGGAATATGTAACGGAGGACATGATGCCCTTCGATCTGTCCTCGGGGCACCTGGAGGTGGCGGACGAGGACTACGGCATCTGGTATGTGGACCTGATGGACCACCCGGAGCGCTACGAGGGGGTCAGCGTCACCTTTAAGGCGCTGATGTGCCACTCCAAGAAGTTCAAAGGCGTGGACTGCCCCGGGCGCTTTGCCATGGTGTGTTGCGAAAACGACATGCAGTTTTTGGCCTTGGTGTGCAAGGGCCAGGGCATGGACCGCTTTAAAAACCGGGACTGGGTGAAAATTCGCGCCACGGTGAAAAAGGAAAACTGCGAGGCCTACCAGGGCCAGGGGCCGGTGCTGTATGTAGACCGCATCAGCGCCTGCCAGAAGCCGGAGCCGGAGACCGTCTCCTTCTGA
- the trmFO gene encoding methylenetetrahydrofolate--tRNA-(uracil(54)-C(5))-methyltransferase (FADH(2)-oxidizing) TrmFO, producing the protein MQVMVIGAGLAGSEAAWQLAQRGICVRLCEMKPEKKIPAHESEYFAELCCSNSLRSDQLENAVGLLKEELRRLDSLILRCADATRVPAGGALAVDRRGFAKMVTEAVCSHPNIEVVPGEVTEIPEGEVLIATGPLTSDAFAEKLLDLLGRENTTLNFFDAAAPLISFESVDMDSAYFASRYDKGTPDYINCPMEKDEYLAFWKALTEAEEAPVHGFEDGQVFEGCMPVEVMARRGEDTLRYGPLKPRGLKDPKTGRESYAVVQLRKDNADGSIYNLVGFQTHLKWPEQKRVFTMIPALKNAQFLRYGVMHRNTYLDSPRLLDRYYRLKTQPRLAFAGQMTGVEGYVESCASGFLAGVEMARRLKGQPPLDFPRETAIGALGLYVSNESVGAFQPMNINFGIIPPLDHRVKGKRNKNAELSARSLQIIDQMREEVLT; encoded by the coding sequence ATGCAAGTAATGGTGATCGGCGCGGGTCTGGCGGGCAGTGAGGCTGCCTGGCAGCTGGCCCAAAGAGGGATCTGCGTAAGGCTTTGTGAGATGAAGCCGGAGAAGAAAATTCCCGCCCATGAAAGCGAATATTTTGCCGAGCTTTGCTGCAGCAATTCCCTGCGCTCGGACCAGCTGGAAAACGCCGTGGGCCTGCTGAAGGAGGAGCTGCGGCGGCTGGACAGCTTGATTTTGCGCTGCGCGGACGCCACTCGGGTCCCCGCCGGGGGCGCCCTGGCGGTGGACCGCCGGGGCTTTGCGAAAATGGTCACGGAGGCCGTCTGCAGCCACCCCAATATCGAGGTCGTCCCCGGCGAGGTGACGGAAATTCCGGAGGGGGAGGTGCTGATAGCCACCGGCCCTTTGACTTCCGATGCCTTTGCCGAAAAGCTCCTGGATCTATTGGGCCGGGAGAACACGACCTTAAACTTTTTCGATGCCGCCGCCCCGCTGATTTCCTTTGAAAGCGTGGACATGGATTCGGCGTATTTTGCCTCCCGGTATGATAAGGGGACGCCGGATTATATCAACTGTCCCATGGAAAAAGACGAGTACCTGGCCTTTTGGAAAGCCCTGACGGAGGCGGAGGAGGCCCCGGTCCACGGCTTTGAGGACGGGCAGGTTTTCGAGGGGTGTATGCCTGTGGAGGTTATGGCCCGGCGGGGGGAGGACACCCTGCGCTACGGGCCCTTAAAGCCCCGGGGGCTGAAGGACCCCAAGACCGGCCGGGAGAGCTACGCCGTGGTACAGCTGCGCAAGGACAACGCCGACGGGTCCATCTATAACCTGGTGGGCTTCCAGACCCATCTCAAGTGGCCGGAGCAGAAGCGGGTATTTACCATGATCCCCGCTCTGAAGAATGCGCAGTTTTTGCGCTACGGGGTCATGCACCGCAACACCTATTTGGACTCCCCCCGGCTGCTGGACCGCTATTACCGGCTGAAAACCCAGCCCCGCCTTGCCTTTGCCGGGCAGATGACCGGAGTGGAGGGCTATGTGGAGTCCTGCGCCAGCGGATTTTTAGCCGGGGTGGAGATGGCCCGCCGGCTCAAGGGGCAGCCGCCCCTGGACTTCCCTCGGGAGACGGCCATCGGAGCCCTGGGGCTGTATGTGAGCAACGAAAGCGTGGGAGCTTTCCAGCCTATGAACATCAATTTCGGGATTATCCCGCCTCTTGACCACCGGGTCAAGGGCAAGCGAAATAAGAATGCGGAGCTTTCCGCTCGCTCCCTGCAGATCATTGACCAAATGCGTGAGGAGGTGCTGACCTAA
- a CDS encoding ferredoxin-thioredoxin reductase catalytic domain-containing protein, with product MIKPQSRNKKEVANMKIKLNPDQEIVNTIREGLKRTGGYCPCRLERTEATKCMCQEFKDQIADPDFEGFCHCMLYYKSLQD from the coding sequence ATGATAAAGCCACAATCAAGAAACAAGAAAGAGGTGGCGAACATGAAAATCAAGCTCAATCCCGATCAGGAGATTGTCAATACCATCCGGGAAGGACTCAAGCGCACCGGAGGATACTGTCCCTGCCGCTTAGAGCGCACAGAGGCAACCAAGTGTATGTGCCAGGAGTTTAAGGATCAAATTGCAGATCCGGACTTCGAGGGATTCTGCCACTGTATGCTCTATTACAAATCCTTGCAGGATTAA
- the acpP gene encoding acyl carrier protein → MTAEEIFKTMQDLIAEQFAIDAEEITMDSSFVDDLGADSVDLVELVMAMEEEFDVGEIDEEDLAGLKTVRDCVQYLNHKINS, encoded by the coding sequence ATGACAGCAGAGGAAATTTTCAAAACGATGCAGGACCTCATCGCCGAGCAGTTTGCCATCGACGCGGAGGAGATCACCATGGACAGCTCATTCGTGGATGACCTGGGCGCCGACTCCGTGGATCTGGTGGAGCTGGTGATGGCCATGGAGGAGGAGTTTGATGTGGGTGAGATCGACGAGGAGGATCTGGCCGGGCTGAAAACCGTCCGCGACTGCGTGCAGTATTTGAATCATAAAATCAACAGTTGA
- a CDS encoding response regulator transcription factor: MRILVVEDEKRLAQTLRDLLHREGYTVDVCYSGTEGLDNALSGIYDLMLLDVMLPGLDGFTVLERLRGSGSRLPVLMLTARGELSDRVCGLDRGADYYLTKPFQSPELLACVRLLLRRQAGTATVDDTIRWGDLQLQPGSFQVCCQERSARLSRKEYDLLEMLMRNGGQILSKEQLLLKAWGYDSDAEDNNVEVYISFLRRKLALIRSAVQIKTVRMVGYYLEEAK; the protein is encoded by the coding sequence ATGCGAATTCTTGTGGTGGAGGACGAAAAGCGGCTGGCGCAGACCTTGCGGGACCTGCTGCACCGGGAGGGGTACACGGTGGATGTGTGCTATAGCGGCACCGAGGGCCTGGACAACGCCTTATCGGGCATTTACGACCTGATGCTGCTGGATGTGATGCTGCCGGGGCTGGACGGGTTCACGGTGCTGGAGCGGCTGCGGGGGAGCGGGAGCCGGCTGCCGGTTCTGATGCTCACGGCCCGGGGCGAGCTTTCAGACCGCGTCTGCGGGCTGGACCGGGGCGCCGACTACTATCTGACCAAGCCCTTTCAGAGCCCGGAGCTGCTGGCCTGCGTGCGTCTCCTGCTGCGGCGGCAGGCCGGGACGGCCACGGTGGACGACACCATTCGCTGGGGCGACCTGCAGCTGCAGCCCGGCTCCTTTCAGGTTTGCTGCCAGGAGCGCAGCGCCCGGCTGAGCCGGAAGGAATACGACCTGCTGGAGATGCTCATGCGCAACGGCGGACAGATTCTCTCCAAGGAGCAGCTTCTGCTCAAGGCCTGGGGCTATGACTCCGATGCAGAGGACAACAATGTGGAGGTATACATCTCCTTTTTGCGGCGAAAGCTGGCGCTGATCCGCTCGGCGGTACAGATCAAGACCGTGCGGATGGTAGGATACTATCTGGAGGAAGCAAAATGA
- the plsX gene encoding phosphate acyltransferase PlsX gives MKIIVDAMGGDNAPLEIVKGALAGQKHWGVDIVLTGDENAIRGALTRCGQPEVPTGMEIISTSQTVEMCDDPATVFRRKKDTSMGVGLTMLREGQGDALVSAGSTGALLTGATLITKRIHGIRRAAMAPVIPTTTGQAVLIDCGANAECTPEYLVQFAYLGNFYAQQVLGLAKPRVGLLNIGAEDSKGTDLQKQTLARLRQAAEEGHLHFIGNIEAKEAIKGGCDVIVTDGFSGNILLKTMEGVGSFAGSALKGMFKKNLLTKLAALAVMPGLNDFKAKLDPNKVGGTAFIGIARPVIKAHGASNAEAIENAIGQAAAFARSGLIEKIEENVNLMKIEH, from the coding sequence ATGAAGATTATTGTAGATGCCATGGGCGGCGACAATGCGCCCCTGGAAATCGTAAAGGGCGCTCTGGCCGGGCAGAAGCACTGGGGTGTGGACATCGTCCTCACCGGGGATGAAAATGCCATCCGGGGGGCTCTGACCCGGTGCGGACAGCCGGAGGTGCCTACGGGCATGGAGATCATTTCCACCTCTCAGACCGTGGAAATGTGCGATGACCCGGCCACGGTGTTCCGCCGGAAGAAGGACACCTCCATGGGTGTGGGTCTGACCATGCTCCGGGAGGGGCAGGGGGATGCGCTGGTCTCCGCCGGGTCCACCGGGGCCCTGCTCACCGGGGCCACCCTCATCACCAAACGCATCCACGGCATCCGCCGGGCGGCGATGGCCCCGGTGATCCCCACCACCACGGGGCAGGCGGTGCTTATTGACTGCGGCGCCAATGCTGAGTGTACACCGGAGTACCTGGTGCAGTTTGCTTACTTAGGCAATTTCTACGCCCAGCAGGTGCTGGGGCTGGCCAAGCCCCGGGTGGGCCTGCTGAATATCGGCGCCGAGGACAGCAAGGGTACAGACCTGCAAAAGCAGACCCTGGCCCGGCTGCGCCAGGCTGCGGAGGAGGGCCACCTGCACTTCATCGGCAACATCGAGGCCAAGGAGGCCATCAAGGGCGGCTGTGATGTCATCGTGACGGACGGTTTTTCCGGGAATATCCTGCTGAAAACCATGGAGGGCGTAGGCTCCTTTGCCGGGTCGGCCCTGAAGGGGATGTTCAAGAAAAACCTGCTGACCAAGCTGGCCGCTCTGGCGGTGATGCCGGGGCTCAACGACTTCAAGGCCAAGCTGGACCCCAACAAGGTGGGCGGCACCGCCTTCATCGGCATTGCAAGGCCCGTTATCAAGGCCCACGGCGCCTCCAACGCCGAGGCCATTGAAAACGCCATCGGCCAGGCGGCGGCCTTCGCCCGCAGCGGCCTCATTGAAAAAATTGAGGAAAATGTGAATTTGATGAAAATTGAACACTAA
- a CDS encoding MBL fold metallo-hydrolase yields MYELIQLTEQTYYIKSPANIGLVRLEGQEVCLIDSGSDKDAGRKVRQILDRNGWTLKAIYNTHAHADHIGGNRYLQGQTGCRIYAPGIDCAFTRHPILEPSFLYGGYPPKDLRHKFLMAQDSGAEVLTAEALPEGFESIPLPGHFFDMVGFRTADDVVFLADCLSSREILEKYQVGFIYDVAEYLHTLETVKGLQARMFVPAHAEVSENIADLARYNIDKVLEVAEKILTLCPEPRCFEEILQGLFAAFAMKMDFQQYVLVGSTLRSYLAWLKDAGRVQVVFEDNRMLWQRVCSL; encoded by the coding sequence ATGTACGAACTGATACAGCTCACGGAGCAAACCTACTACATCAAAAGTCCCGCCAATATCGGCCTGGTGCGGCTGGAGGGGCAGGAGGTCTGCCTCATCGACAGCGGCAGCGACAAGGACGCAGGGCGGAAGGTCCGGCAAATTTTGGACAGAAACGGCTGGACGCTCAAGGCCATTTACAACACCCACGCCCACGCGGACCACATCGGCGGCAACCGCTATTTGCAGGGGCAGACCGGGTGCAGGATCTACGCCCCGGGTATCGACTGTGCCTTCACCCGGCATCCGATCCTGGAGCCGTCCTTCCTCTACGGAGGCTACCCGCCCAAGGACCTGCGGCATAAGTTTTTGATGGCCCAGGACAGCGGCGCGGAGGTGCTGACGGCGGAGGCGCTGCCGGAGGGCTTCGAGAGCATACCGCTACCGGGGCACTTCTTCGACATGGTGGGCTTTCGCACGGCGGACGATGTGGTTTTCCTGGCAGATTGCCTGTCCAGCCGGGAGATTTTAGAGAAATACCAGGTTGGCTTTATCTACGATGTAGCGGAATACCTGCACACTCTGGAGACAGTGAAGGGCCTGCAGGCGCGGATGTTCGTCCCTGCCCACGCAGAGGTATCGGAAAATATAGCAGACCTGGCCCGGTACAACATCGACAAGGTGCTGGAGGTGGCGGAAAAGATTTTGACGCTGTGCCCGGAGCCCCGGTGCTTCGAGGAGATTTTGCAGGGGCTGTTTGCGGCCTTTGCCATGAAGATGGACTTCCAGCAGTATGTGCTGGTGGGCAGCACCCTCCGGTCGTACCTGGCCTGGCTGAAGGATGCAGGCCGAGTGCAGGTGGTCTTTGAGGACAACCGAATGCTGTGGCAAAGGGTGTGCAGCCTGTAA
- the rnc gene encoding ribonuclease III, with translation MFTLEEKLGYAFKNKALLENALQHSSYANEHRGGGMRSNERLEFLGDAVLGVVTADYLFRKHPDLPEGDLTRLRAALVCEDSLHEVAQSLELGRHLKLGRGEEQGGGRRRPSILADATESVFAAVYLDGGMEAASELIHRVLLDKGREEAVEERRRDFKTELQELVQRKSGSTLGYRLVGSTGPDHAKVFEAAVLLNGEVFSTGTGHSKKEAEQAAAGAALEKLQQA, from the coding sequence ATGTTCACACTGGAGGAAAAATTGGGCTATGCCTTTAAGAACAAGGCCCTGCTGGAAAATGCCCTGCAGCACAGCTCCTATGCCAATGAGCATCGGGGCGGTGGTATGCGCAGCAACGAGCGGCTGGAGTTTCTGGGCGATGCGGTGCTGGGTGTGGTGACGGCGGACTACCTGTTTCGCAAGCACCCGGACCTGCCGGAGGGCGACCTGACGCGGCTTCGGGCGGCGCTGGTATGCGAGGATAGCCTCCATGAGGTGGCCCAGAGCCTGGAGCTGGGCCGGCATCTGAAGCTGGGCCGGGGCGAGGAGCAGGGGGGAGGCCGCCGGCGGCCCTCCATCCTGGCTGACGCCACAGAGTCGGTGTTCGCGGCGGTGTATTTGGATGGCGGCATGGAGGCCGCGTCGGAGCTGATACACCGGGTGCTGCTGGATAAGGGCCGGGAGGAGGCCGTGGAGGAGCGGCGCCGGGACTTCAAAACCGAGCTGCAGGAGCTGGTGCAGCGCAAGAGCGGCTCCACCCTGGGCTATCGGCTGGTGGGCTCCACCGGGCCGGACCATGCCAAGGTCTTTGAGGCGGCGGTGCTGCTGAACGGAGAAGTGTTTTCCACAGGCACGGGCCACAGCAAGAAGGAAGCGGAGCAGGCGGCTGCCGGGGCGGCGCTGGAGAAGCTGCAGCAGGCATGA
- a CDS encoding DUF4340 domain-containing protein, whose amino-acid sequence MKKIQILAGALALAVLACAGCGKKVPSDPTTLNDTGLVSSSTQELIYKNSSYTLRFNHNDAGEWQWKDDTTIPLNQSKVQELLDQVSALNVLVPLENPGDITTYDLDAPDRTLEVKDADGSGISLQIGSAAEGGGHYMCRDGDTTKIYVVPDALVQMMDRNIYELVQIPAVPVLAAEQITAIEAQGGGASVAVSRSDDGRWLREGTDVSGQLEGLVSLLGQGMTLESCVDYNPSSGALPICGLTDPTVTATVHYTAANGSAGSFTVKVGLSYEDGYFAMYNEVPAIFKVSAATAQLLTGLLSLAA is encoded by the coding sequence ATGAAGAAAATACAGATCCTTGCGGGGGCCTTGGCGCTGGCGGTGCTGGCCTGCGCGGGCTGCGGAAAAAAGGTGCCATCCGACCCCACCACGCTCAACGATACGGGGCTGGTGAGCAGCTCCACCCAGGAGCTGATCTACAAAAACTCCAGCTACACCCTGCGCTTTAACCACAACGACGCAGGCGAATGGCAGTGGAAGGATGACACCACCATCCCTCTGAACCAGTCGAAGGTCCAGGAGCTTTTGGACCAGGTGAGCGCTCTGAATGTGCTGGTGCCGCTGGAAAATCCCGGTGACATCACCACCTATGACCTGGATGCCCCGGACCGGACTCTGGAGGTAAAGGACGCCGATGGGTCGGGCATTTCCCTGCAGATCGGCAGCGCCGCCGAGGGCGGCGGACACTATATGTGCCGGGACGGCGACACGACGAAAATCTATGTGGTACCGGACGCCCTGGTGCAGATGATGGACCGCAACATCTATGAGCTGGTGCAGATACCGGCGGTGCCGGTATTGGCAGCGGAGCAAATTACAGCCATTGAGGCCCAGGGCGGCGGCGCAAGTGTGGCCGTCAGCCGCAGCGACGATGGCCGCTGGCTGCGGGAGGGCACGGATGTGTCCGGGCAGCTGGAGGGGCTGGTGAGCCTCCTGGGGCAGGGTATGACGCTGGAGTCCTGCGTGGACTATAACCCCAGCTCCGGGGCGCTGCCCATCTGCGGCCTGACTGACCCCACGGTGACGGCCACGGTGCATTACACCGCCGCCAACGGCAGTGCCGGGAGCTTCACGGTGAAGGTGGGGCTCAGCTATGAGGACGGGTATTTTGCCATGTACAACGAGGTACCGGCGATTTTCAAAGTGTCCGCCGCAACAGCCCAGCTTTTAACGGGGCTTTTGAGCCTGGCGGCGTGA
- the trxA gene encoding thioredoxin — MTELKITAANFENEVLHSDKPVLLDFYADWCGPCKMLAPILHELAEEKSGALKVGKVNVDEQMELAMRFQVSSIPMLVVFKDGKIVAKSVGYRSKAEVAAMVEGAR, encoded by the coding sequence ATGACTGAACTGAAAATTACTGCTGCGAATTTTGAAAACGAGGTACTGCATTCCGACAAACCCGTCCTGCTGGACTTCTATGCCGACTGGTGCGGGCCGTGCAAAATGCTCGCTCCCATACTGCATGAGCTTGCCGAAGAAAAAAGCGGTGCCCTCAAGGTGGGCAAGGTCAATGTGGACGAGCAGATGGAGCTGGCGATGCGTTTTCAGGTGTCCAGTATCCCGATGCTGGTCGTATTCAAGGATGGAAAGATCGTTGCCAAATCGGTGGGCTACCGGTCAAAGGCGGAGGTCGCCGCAATGGTGGAGGGCGCAAGATAA
- a CDS encoding N-acyl-D-amino-acid deacylase family protein: MIDLLIRDGTVVDGTGRAPYAADVAVENGKIVEVGQLPEAHARRVISARGKLVTPGFIDIHRHADLAAYRPGFGQPELRQGLTTIVNGNCGLSAAPIRRSRRAEIAAYLQPICGQMPASVSTDSLAAYFENQPDSPLHTGMLVGAGVLRAGAAGYALERLEEKHYKAIHKAMEQALGDGALGVSLGLGYAPECFYTTEELMRALSPLAGQSIPVTVHMRQEGGGVLEALEEMLTVARKLRIPVHISHLKAMGRDNWGVKIPRALSMLEQARQEGLEVGCDAYPYTAGSTQLIHILPPDLLTGGMEAVVKRLQDKGVRRELAARIEDGCGFDDIAKLAGWDGIRLTSLHCPEDHPYQGKSIAEIAALWGQNPLDCCCDLLVREHCEITMVDFMASEEDIVTILQSPLSNVISDATYPTEGLLHPRVYGTFVHILEHFVRERGVLTVEQAIHKMTQKPAEVLHLPGKGVLAAGMDADINVFAPEKLHQPGTYENPCCLAEGMDYVLVDGAVAVEKGKCTGVKAGRILRR, encoded by the coding sequence ATGATCGATCTTTTGATTCGGGACGGAACGGTGGTAGACGGCACCGGCCGGGCCCCCTACGCCGCCGATGTGGCGGTGGAAAACGGAAAAATCGTCGAGGTGGGGCAGCTGCCCGAGGCCCACGCAAGACGGGTCATTAGTGCCCGGGGAAAGCTGGTGACGCCGGGGTTCATTGACATCCACCGCCACGCGGACCTGGCGGCCTACCGGCCCGGGTTCGGCCAGCCGGAGCTGCGCCAGGGGCTTACGACCATTGTAAACGGCAACTGCGGCCTCTCCGCCGCGCCTATCCGCCGCAGTCGTCGGGCGGAAATCGCCGCCTATTTGCAGCCCATATGCGGGCAGATGCCCGCCTCCGTCTCCACAGACTCCCTGGCGGCCTATTTTGAAAACCAGCCGGACTCCCCGCTGCACACCGGGATGCTGGTGGGTGCGGGGGTGCTGCGGGCCGGCGCGGCGGGCTACGCCTTGGAGCGGCTGGAGGAGAAGCACTACAAGGCCATCCATAAGGCCATGGAGCAGGCTCTGGGAGACGGGGCCCTGGGGGTATCCCTGGGCCTGGGGTACGCCCCGGAATGCTTTTACACCACCGAGGAGCTGATGCGGGCTCTATCGCCCCTGGCAGGGCAGAGCATCCCCGTGACGGTGCATATGCGCCAGGAGGGCGGCGGTGTTTTGGAGGCCCTGGAGGAGATGCTGACGGTGGCGCGGAAGCTGCGCATACCCGTTCACATCAGCCACCTGAAGGCCATGGGCCGGGACAACTGGGGGGTAAAGATCCCCAGGGCCCTTTCCATGCTGGAGCAGGCCCGGCAGGAGGGCCTGGAGGTGGGCTGCGATGCCTACCCCTACACGGCCGGGTCCACCCAGCTGATTCACATTCTGCCGCCGGACCTTCTCACCGGAGGCATGGAGGCGGTGGTGAAACGGCTTCAGGACAAGGGCGTGCGCCGGGAGCTGGCAGCACGCATCGAGGACGGCTGCGGCTTCGACGACATCGCCAAGCTGGCCGGGTGGGACGGCATTCGCCTCACCAGCCTCCACTGCCCGGAGGACCACCCGTACCAGGGCAAGAGCATCGCGGAAATCGCGGCTCTGTGGGGGCAGAATCCCCTGGACTGCTGCTGCGACCTGCTGGTGCGGGAGCACTGCGAGATCACCATGGTGGACTTTATGGCCTCCGAGGAGGACATCGTGACCATTTTGCAAAGTCCCCTTTCCAATGTGATCTCCGACGCCACCTACCCCACGGAGGGGCTGCTGCACCCCCGGGTATACGGTACATTTGTGCATATATTGGAGCATTTTGTGCGGGAGCGGGGCGTGCTGACGGTGGAGCAGGCGATACACAAGATGACGCAAAAGCCGGCGGAGGTCTTGCACCTGCCGGGCAAGGGCGTGCTGGCGGCAGGCATGGACGCGGACATCAATGTGTTCGCCCCGGAAAAGCTGCACCAGCCCGGCACCTATGAAAACCCCTGCTGCCTGGCAGAGGGTATGGACTATGTGCTGGTGGACGGTGCGGTGGCCGTGGAAAAAGGAAAATGCACCGGCGTGAAGGCCGGGCGGATTTTGCGCAGATAG